The Rhodoligotrophos appendicifer genome includes a region encoding these proteins:
- a CDS encoding LysM peptidoglycan-binding domain-containing protein has translation MKNPLAIVVAFVLVALGVLLYVNSDKWDRWRQWATLPAEDAIAPQGSTSGQGQSSTATAPDIKAPQSGGSDVAEGQPQSPGLSTPERAASEPSVGGQSQTAANQQQAALGAPQSQKIEEPLAGMTAPTPGGSDASTPGTDTPEPLAGAAEEKPSFDIVRVEEDGTAVIAGRAKPKATVTVMLDSTTLSETEANERGEWVVVIDKPIPPGDHDLSVVSKEPGQKAVVSDQTVALALAPPGEERPLIVATEPDKPSKVIQAPEPMAQTAAETTAAEKPLQLETVDYSDRGQMIFSGTAPAGSRVRLYIDNKHVADAVTQADGRWVLENEGTIASGKHHLRVDQLLPNGRVEKRVELPFERADEEMVAQLLKQRAAAQAPAGAPAAQPESKTVAEAQIGATQSDAAGASGKSAERLPATGGGAATEENGSGAGVVGEAKNSRSGAPAAMVETPAQTGSGVAGSSQNVAPPASSGVTGQKTATAPSAVTGQGPATAPSIVTGQGPSTAPGNVTNQGSATAQSGSAPAPKITGLAPSSPQTATAPSGAQTATGELPPATPAQARGQVIIQPGNNLWRIARVVYGKGVQYSVIYQANQMQIRNPDLIYPGQIFNTPGATPPAVIPPSRRDPFEPPQTPN, from the coding sequence ATGAAGAATCCGCTCGCCATCGTGGTGGCGTTCGTGCTGGTGGCTTTAGGTGTGTTGCTTTACGTCAACAGCGATAAGTGGGATCGCTGGCGGCAATGGGCGACACTGCCTGCGGAAGATGCCATCGCACCGCAGGGATCGACATCCGGCCAGGGTCAGAGTTCCACCGCGACCGCTCCCGACATTAAGGCGCCGCAGTCGGGCGGCAGCGACGTGGCCGAGGGCCAGCCACAGTCCCCAGGCCTCTCTACCCCGGAGCGAGCCGCCTCCGAACCCTCGGTCGGGGGGCAGTCGCAAACTGCAGCGAACCAGCAGCAGGCAGCCCTCGGTGCCCCGCAGAGCCAAAAGATTGAAGAGCCACTGGCCGGGATGACCGCGCCGACGCCGGGGGGCAGCGATGCTTCTACGCCGGGGACGGATACGCCCGAGCCGCTGGCTGGCGCGGCCGAAGAGAAACCCAGTTTCGACATCGTCCGCGTTGAGGAGGACGGTACCGCCGTGATCGCCGGCCGGGCCAAGCCGAAGGCGACCGTCACCGTCATGCTCGATTCAACCACCTTGAGCGAGACCGAAGCCAATGAGCGGGGTGAGTGGGTCGTGGTGATCGACAAGCCGATTCCGCCCGGCGACCATGACCTGTCCGTCGTTTCCAAGGAGCCTGGGCAAAAGGCGGTGGTCTCAGACCAGACCGTGGCTCTCGCCCTTGCGCCCCCAGGCGAAGAGAGGCCCCTGATCGTGGCGACGGAACCCGACAAGCCAAGCAAGGTGATCCAGGCGCCAGAGCCGATGGCACAGACCGCGGCAGAGACCACTGCCGCCGAAAAGCCGCTGCAATTGGAAACCGTCGACTATAGTGATCGCGGGCAGATGATCTTCTCGGGCACCGCGCCCGCCGGTTCCAGGGTCAGGCTCTATATCGACAACAAGCATGTCGCCGACGCCGTGACCCAGGCCGACGGCCGCTGGGTCCTCGAAAATGAAGGGACCATCGCATCGGGCAAGCACCATTTGCGCGTCGATCAGCTGTTGCCAAATGGCAGGGTTGAAAAGCGTGTGGAGCTCCCCTTCGAACGGGCCGATGAGGAAATGGTCGCCCAACTCCTGAAGCAACGGGCAGCGGCACAAGCTCCGGCAGGCGCGCCTGCCGCTCAGCCCGAGAGCAAGACGGTCGCCGAGGCGCAGATTGGCGCGACCCAATCGGACGCTGCCGGTGCCAGCGGCAAGAGCGCCGAACGCCTGCCGGCCACGGGAGGCGGGGCCGCTACCGAAGAGAACGGCTCGGGTGCCGGCGTCGTCGGCGAGGCCAAGAATTCCCGTAGCGGCGCGCCGGCAGCCATGGTGGAGACGCCCGCCCAGACCGGATCCGGAGTCGCCGGAAGCTCACAAAATGTCGCGCCGCCTGCGTCCTCCGGCGTGACGGGACAGAAGACCGCCACCGCGCCATCCGCTGTGACCGGGCAGGGGCCCGCCACAGCGCCATCCATCGTGACGGGGCAGGGGCCATCCACTGCTCCGGGAAACGTCACGAATCAGGGGTCCGCTACGGCACAATCAGGATCAGCCCCGGCACCCAAGATCACAGGATTGGCTCCTTCATCACCACAGACAGCCACGGCCCCATCAGGCGCGCAGACGGCTACTGGCGAGTTGCCGCCGGCCACTCCCGCACAGGCGCGGGGGCAAGTCATCATCCAGCCGGGGAACAATTTGTGGCGCATCGCCCGCGTGGTCTATGGCAAGGGCGTCCAGTATTCGGTGATCTACCAGGCCAACCAGATGCAGATTCGCAATCCCGACCTGATTTATCCGGGGCAGATCTTCAACACACCGGGAGCCACGCCGCCCGCTGTCATCCCGCCCAGTCGACGCGACCCTTTCGAGCCTCCGCAAACTCCAAACTGA
- the rarD gene encoding EamA family transporter RarD yields MASIQLEITAHERALAESRKGFFCGLAAYVIWGFVTVYYKLAPHIPPLEIVAHRAAWAVPFAVVVLMVLGGGATVGSILRTWRIMRVLMFTATIIAINWSLFIWAVANDRILESSLAYYINPLISVALGFALLGERLTRAQGLAIGIAAVAVVFQTTAEGVFPWLALALASSFATYGYLRKQVPVGAVEGFLVEAMVMTPVAVGAIVWFEVTGQGHLFTAPLDALYLIVGAVVTGAPLMLFAAAARRLRLSTLGLMQYIGPSIGFLFGVFWFHEPLTTVRLITFILIWVALALFSWSALRRDRPAVDIPPS; encoded by the coding sequence ATGGCGTCCATCCAACTCGAGATCACGGCCCATGAACGGGCACTCGCAGAAAGCCGAAAAGGCTTTTTCTGCGGCCTTGCCGCCTATGTGATTTGGGGCTTCGTCACCGTCTATTACAAGCTCGCGCCCCATATACCGCCGCTGGAAATCGTAGCCCACCGTGCGGCCTGGGCCGTGCCGTTCGCCGTTGTCGTCCTGATGGTGTTGGGCGGCGGTGCAACGGTGGGATCGATCCTGCGGACCTGGCGGATCATGCGGGTGCTGATGTTCACCGCGACCATCATTGCCATTAATTGGAGCCTGTTCATCTGGGCGGTCGCCAATGACCGCATCCTCGAATCAAGCCTAGCGTATTACATCAATCCGCTGATCAGCGTGGCGCTCGGCTTCGCCTTGCTGGGGGAGCGGCTGACGCGGGCACAGGGGCTCGCGATTGGCATCGCCGCCGTCGCGGTCGTCTTCCAGACCACGGCCGAGGGAGTGTTTCCGTGGCTCGCCCTTGCGCTGGCGTCGAGCTTCGCGACCTATGGCTATCTGCGCAAACAGGTTCCTGTGGGAGCGGTCGAGGGCTTCCTGGTGGAGGCCATGGTGATGACGCCGGTGGCGGTCGGCGCCATCGTCTGGTTCGAGGTTACGGGGCAGGGGCATTTGTTCACCGCACCGCTGGATGCGCTCTATCTCATTGTCGGTGCCGTCGTGACCGGGGCCCCGCTGATGCTGTTTGCGGCAGCCGCCCGGCGCCTTCGGCTGTCGACCCTCGGACTGATGCAGTATATCGGCCCCTCGATCGGCTTTCTCTTCGGTGTCTTCTGGTTCCATGAGCCGCTGACCACGGTGCGGCTGATCACTTTCATCTTGATCTGGGTGGCGCTGGCGCTCTTCTCCTGGTCGGCCTTGCGACGGGACCGGCCGGCAGTCGACATACCGCCCAGCTGA
- the pssA gene encoding CDP-diacylglycerol--serine O-phosphatidyltransferase: MGWRGSESLDPRQRSREQRMRRFKQVPVRFLLPNLITLLAMCAGVTAIRLGIEGRFELAVAGIIIAILLDALDGRIARLLKGTSRFGAELDSLADFVDFGVAPAVLLYLWSLHELKSLGWIVCLVLAICCALRLARFNVALDDPDRPAYMANFFTGVPAPAGAGLALLPLFLGFLGVIPNGPAAAWFILPYVAVIGFLMVSKVPTLSGKTLGSRISRDVVLPVLLVMVLFIAVLASFPWQVLTALAAAYLVMLPLGYRSYLRQRAAHRRAAAPEEPGSAPET, from the coding sequence ATGGGATGGCGCGGCAGCGAGTCGCTGGATCCACGGCAAAGATCGCGCGAACAGCGGATGCGCCGGTTCAAGCAGGTGCCGGTGCGGTTCCTGCTGCCGAACCTGATCACGCTGCTGGCGATGTGCGCCGGCGTGACCGCCATCAGGCTGGGTATCGAAGGACGCTTCGAACTGGCCGTCGCGGGTATCATCATCGCCATTCTTCTCGATGCCCTGGACGGCCGAATCGCGCGACTGCTCAAAGGCACCTCGCGTTTCGGAGCAGAGCTCGATTCGTTGGCGGATTTCGTGGATTTCGGCGTGGCGCCGGCAGTGCTTCTCTATCTGTGGTCGCTGCACGAGCTGAAAAGCCTGGGCTGGATCGTCTGTCTGGTGCTGGCCATTTGCTGTGCTCTCAGGCTCGCCCGGTTCAACGTCGCCCTGGACGATCCGGACCGGCCGGCCTACATGGCCAACTTCTTCACCGGGGTGCCGGCCCCCGCCGGTGCGGGTTTGGCGCTGCTGCCCCTCTTTCTCGGCTTCCTCGGCGTCATCCCCAACGGACCGGCAGCCGCCTGGTTCATCCTTCCCTATGTGGCCGTCATCGGCTTTCTCATGGTCAGCAAGGTGCCAACGCTTTCGGGAAAGACCCTGGGATCGCGGATCTCTCGCGACGTGGTGCTGCCCGTCTTGTTGGTGATGGTGCTCTTCATTGCCGTCCTGGCAAGCTTTCCCTGGCAGGTGCTGACGGCTCTCGCCGCAGCCTATCTCGTCATGCTCCCACTCGGCTATCGGAGCTATCTCCGGCAACGTGCAGCGCATCGTCGGGCCGCAGCGCCAGAAGAGCCTGGCTCAGCACCCGAAACTTAA
- a CDS encoding TIGR00730 family Rossman fold protein produces MSSIRSVCVYCGSSRGRNPAYAEAARILGEELAASGIGLVYGGGGLGLMGEVAKGSLSGGGRVTGIIPEFLVQKERMLDEVTDLVVTQNMHERKMTMFERSDAFVALPGGIGTLEELVEISTWSQLGQHTKPIVLLNVAGFWAPLLELLRHMREEAFLRPGLDVSFGVVDTPQEVLPYLQAEAERRRETVPLRPVRQIM; encoded by the coding sequence ATGTCTTCGATTCGATCAGTCTGTGTTTATTGTGGTTCGAGCCGCGGCCGCAATCCGGCCTATGCCGAAGCCGCCCGCATCTTGGGCGAGGAGCTGGCCGCCAGCGGCATCGGCCTCGTCTATGGCGGTGGTGGCCTGGGCCTCATGGGGGAGGTTGCGAAAGGCAGCCTGTCGGGTGGTGGCCGGGTCACCGGCATCATCCCGGAATTTCTGGTGCAGAAGGAACGCATGCTCGACGAGGTCACGGACCTCGTGGTCACGCAGAACATGCATGAGCGCAAGATGACGATGTTCGAGCGCTCGGATGCCTTCGTGGCTCTGCCGGGCGGGATCGGCACCCTTGAGGAACTCGTGGAAATTTCGACGTGGTCCCAGCTCGGCCAGCACACGAAACCGATCGTGCTGCTGAACGTGGCGGGGTTCTGGGCTCCTTTATTGGAGCTCCTGCGGCATATGCGCGAAGAGGCGTTCCTGCGGCCGGGGCTCGACGTGTCTTTCGGCGTCGTCGACACGCCCCAGGAGGTGCTGCCCTATCTCCAGGCCGAAGCCGAGCGGCGTCGCGAGACGGTCCCTCTCCGTCCTGTCCGCCAGATCATGTGA
- a CDS encoding MMPL family transporter — protein MLRSRLELSFGSMVAAYASWSARHAALVLGLVMIAACGAGIYAYSTLTVDLDDAGLISSQAPFKQAAQAVHSVFPAVEQSMTAIVEADDPTVARVTADRVADAFRARPELFSEIFAPGLGSFYDQNALMMMPPTDIQTVAVRLQRAMPLMQILSRQPDLVGLATGLDQLAIATRMKIFPPEAITLLTEIDRVGQSLIDNKPAMLDWQSTLVGDLSRNRQSWAISVKPTPGPESVAAARALIADPAITRGVAKIRLVGGPASKGDAVNTVAAWLPLAFAMILAGGCLVALLGLRSMRLFLVCVATWAATLAFAAAAGAAILGSVGLPAIVVAALLAGVLMDLPMLFALRFREERLGGRDQARALAVAAKSCGLPSALAFVAMTIAFLAFWSTDLVGVAEIGLVVAATLAIMLLAGHLLVPALLVLLPINPRRGRPASSQVLATIAGVLTSQPVRFLVTLPIVAAAAASVLLLRDVEFERDARIVAQPMTGAAQVMVTGEQQARSLYKAIEALPEVGAAISVFNFVPSGQDTKLAILGDVQGSLPPALEGTPQTSAEQAERGSIGQLERALNSIASSNAPETARAAAQTVEATLREFAASKGTGEAAIAELETALLTSLSPTIARLRMLADASRISLDTLDPELKRRYLAPNGQFLIDISAKSDLSDRGNLKNFVTAVQSVAPQASGPAVDAYETAVTLRQALLQVLAVSAGVIALLLISLLPRFYDVLLVAIPVTLALLILAGAMVLLDLPVVPLTALAVPLLIGLGVGNGIKLLMRARESVRYNNAARPSTPRAILWTTLAIMVGAATLLTAPLAAPILLGKILIAGLALLTACTFIVLPTLVYWTLPSRRR, from the coding sequence ATGCTGCGTTCACGATTGGAACTGAGTTTCGGTAGCATGGTCGCTGCCTACGCCTCGTGGTCGGCGCGGCATGCGGCCTTGGTGCTGGGGCTGGTGATGATCGCTGCGTGCGGTGCCGGAATCTACGCCTACAGTACCTTGACTGTGGATCTCGACGATGCCGGGCTGATCTCGTCCCAGGCACCGTTCAAGCAGGCAGCGCAGGCGGTTCACAGCGTCTTCCCCGCCGTCGAGCAGTCGATGACGGCAATCGTCGAAGCCGACGATCCAACGGTGGCGCGGGTGACAGCCGACCGGGTTGCGGATGCGTTCCGCGCGCGGCCCGAACTCTTCAGCGAGATCTTCGCCCCGGGGCTGGGTTCATTTTACGATCAGAATGCCCTGATGATGATGCCGCCAACGGACATCCAGACCGTTGCCGTGAGACTGCAGCGGGCGATGCCGCTCATGCAGATCCTGTCGCGCCAACCAGATCTGGTCGGGCTGGCGACAGGCCTCGATCAGTTGGCAATCGCCACCAGGATGAAGATTTTTCCGCCCGAGGCGATCACATTGCTCACGGAGATCGACCGGGTGGGGCAGAGCCTCATCGACAACAAGCCGGCGATGCTCGACTGGCAAAGCACTTTGGTCGGAGACCTCAGCCGCAACCGGCAAAGCTGGGCGATCTCCGTCAAGCCTACTCCGGGGCCCGAGTCGGTCGCGGCAGCGAGGGCCTTGATCGCTGATCCCGCTATTACCCGAGGTGTCGCGAAAATCCGCCTGGTGGGGGGACCCGCGTCTAAGGGCGACGCGGTCAACACGGTCGCAGCCTGGCTGCCATTAGCTTTTGCCATGATTCTCGCGGGCGGCTGCCTCGTTGCCCTGTTGGGCCTTCGATCGATGCGGCTCTTCTTGGTTTGCGTCGCCACCTGGGCTGCAACACTGGCCTTTGCCGCGGCGGCGGGAGCAGCCATTCTCGGATCGGTTGGACTTCCTGCCATCGTCGTCGCCGCCCTCCTGGCCGGTGTGCTGATGGACCTGCCAATGCTCTTCGCACTGAGGTTCCGCGAGGAAAGACTCGGCGGACGGGATCAGGCGCGCGCACTCGCCGTCGCTGCAAAATCCTGCGGCCTCCCATCGGCACTGGCATTCGTCGCGATGACCATTGCCTTTCTCGCCTTCTGGTCGACGGATCTCGTGGGCGTCGCCGAGATCGGCTTGGTGGTCGCGGCCACGCTGGCGATCATGCTGCTTGCCGGCCATCTGCTGGTTCCTGCGCTGCTCGTGCTGCTGCCCATCAACCCGCGGCGAGGCCGACCCGCGTCAAGCCAGGTGCTCGCCACCATCGCAGGAGTGCTGACCTCGCAGCCGGTGCGCTTTCTGGTTACCCTGCCGATTGTCGCCGCCGCCGCCGCCAGCGTCCTCTTGCTGCGGGATGTGGAGTTCGAGCGGGATGCGAGAATTGTCGCTCAGCCCATGACGGGCGCAGCACAGGTGATGGTGACGGGAGAGCAGCAGGCGCGGTCGCTGTACAAAGCCATCGAGGCGCTGCCCGAAGTCGGAGCCGCCATCAGCGTGTTCAATTTCGTGCCCAGCGGGCAGGACACAAAACTTGCGATCCTCGGCGACGTCCAAGGAAGTCTTCCGCCGGCGCTCGAAGGTACGCCGCAGACGAGCGCGGAGCAGGCCGAACGCGGATCCATCGGACAGCTGGAACGCGCGCTCAACAGCATCGCTTCATCCAACGCGCCGGAGACAGCACGTGCCGCCGCTCAAACGGTGGAAGCGACGCTCAGGGAGTTTGCGGCCTCAAAGGGTACGGGGGAAGCGGCCATCGCCGAGCTTGAGACCGCGCTTCTGACTAGCCTGTCGCCAACCATCGCCCGTCTGCGCATGCTTGCCGATGCGAGCCGTATCTCGCTCGATACTCTCGATCCCGAATTGAAGCGCCGGTATCTCGCTCCCAATGGGCAGTTTCTCATCGACATCAGCGCTAAAAGCGACCTGAGCGACCGTGGCAACCTCAAAAATTTCGTCACCGCCGTCCAAAGCGTGGCTCCGCAGGCCTCGGGTCCCGCTGTCGACGCCTATGAAACCGCCGTCACACTCAGGCAAGCCCTCCTCCAGGTGCTGGCCGTATCGGCCGGTGTCATTGCACTTTTGCTGATCAGCCTCCTTCCGCGATTCTACGATGTCTTGCTCGTCGCGATCCCGGTGACGCTCGCGCTGCTCATTCTGGCCGGCGCCATGGTCCTTCTCGATTTGCCGGTGGTCCCGCTCACCGCATTGGCCGTGCCACTGCTGATCGGTCTTGGAGTGGGC
- a CDS encoding phosphatidylserine decarboxylase — protein MDILATIRATLTPVHREGYRFVAIFAAITLILFLFVSDTLGWIGVVLTLWCAYFFRNPDRVTPLREGLVISPADGRISAIQSVVPPPELGFSHEPRIRISVFMNVFDVHVNRAPVAGRITRMTYIPGKFINAELDKASEDNERQAFAILMADGEELGVVQIAGLVARRIVPFVRPETQVFVGERIGLIRFGSRVDVFLPVGKTPLVSIGQRAIAGETVFADLRSVEPERIARLG, from the coding sequence TTGGACATTCTGGCCACCATCCGCGCGACGCTGACACCCGTCCATCGCGAGGGGTATCGATTCGTCGCGATCTTCGCCGCCATCACACTCATTTTGTTTCTGTTCGTCTCCGATACGCTGGGTTGGATCGGAGTCGTCCTGACCCTCTGGTGCGCTTATTTCTTCCGCAATCCCGACCGGGTGACACCGCTTCGTGAGGGTCTGGTGATCAGTCCGGCGGATGGCCGCATCAGCGCCATCCAATCCGTGGTGCCGCCGCCGGAGCTCGGTTTTTCGCACGAACCAAGGATTCGGATTTCGGTTTTCATGAATGTCTTCGACGTGCATGTGAATCGCGCTCCCGTGGCCGGACGGATCACTCGAATGACCTATATCCCGGGCAAGTTCATCAATGCCGAACTCGACAAGGCCAGCGAAGACAATGAACGTCAGGCGTTCGCCATCCTGATGGCCGATGGCGAGGAGCTGGGGGTCGTGCAGATCGCCGGCCTGGTTGCGCGGCGAATCGTGCCCTTTGTCAGACCCGAGACCCAGGTGTTCGTGGGAGAGCGCATCGGCCTCATCCGCTTCGGCAGTCGCGTCGACGTCTTTCTTCCGGTGGGCAAGACTCCGCTGGTCTCGATCGGCCAGCGTGCTATTGCGGGCGAGACGGTGTTCGCCGACCTTCGTTCCGTCGAGCCGGAGCGGATCGCTCGGCTCGGATAG
- a CDS encoding ABCB family ABC transporter ATP-binding protein/permease produces the protein MTAPINDAAASPAAPSGHWGTMKAVLPYLWPSERLDLQLRVVFAVVALIIAKITTVATPYAFKYAVDALAPISVADSERGAIAATAVAVPLALILAYAAGRVAMVLFAQVRDGLFASVGQNAVRRLADRTFRHLHALSLRFHLDRRTGGLSRIIERGTKGIETILRFSVFNTFPTLVELSLVCGILAWEFGWIYAVVTGITVLLYIGFTYRATEWRLNLRRRMNDADTEATTKAIDSLLNFETVKYFANEEHEARRFDQSMARYETAATKTMTSLAVLNSGQIVIFTIGLAIITLMAARGVAQGAMTVGDFVLINAFLIQLYMPLNFLGSTYRDIKQGLIDIESMFQLLDVPPEIKDAPHATALGVHRGEIVFDHVQFAYDPERAILKDVSFRVPAGRTLAIVGPSGAGKSTISRLLYRFYDVSSGGITIDDQRIDEVTQVSLRQAIGMVPQDTVLFNDTIRYNIEYGRPGASDAEIIAAAHSAQIHDFIISLPQGYATIVGERGLKLSGGEKQRVAIARTILKAPPILVLDEATSALDTHTEREIQSALKLVSKDRTTLVIAHRLSTVVDADEIIVLADGRIVERGRHGELLARDGVYASMWNRQREAEEEAEIRAETVFTQTPVAAGLLAVEDELGEDQEDRAFVEVVR, from the coding sequence ATGACCGCCCCGATCAACGATGCCGCCGCTTCCCCCGCAGCCCCCTCGGGCCATTGGGGAACGATGAAAGCCGTGCTGCCCTATCTCTGGCCCTCTGAGCGGCTGGATTTGCAGCTGCGGGTCGTGTTCGCCGTCGTGGCCTTGATCATTGCCAAGATCACCACCGTCGCCACTCCTTACGCCTTCAAATATGCCGTGGATGCGCTGGCGCCGATCAGCGTGGCGGACAGTGAACGAGGGGCGATCGCGGCAACAGCGGTTGCCGTGCCGCTGGCGCTGATCCTTGCCTATGCTGCTGGACGGGTCGCCATGGTCCTCTTTGCGCAGGTGCGTGACGGCCTGTTTGCCAGCGTCGGTCAGAATGCCGTCCGGCGGCTGGCCGACCGAACCTTCCGGCATCTCCATGCCTTGTCGCTGCGGTTCCACCTGGACCGGCGGACGGGGGGCTTGAGCCGGATCATCGAGCGCGGCACCAAAGGCATCGAGACGATCCTTCGGTTCTCGGTCTTCAATACCTTTCCGACCCTCGTCGAGCTCAGTCTCGTCTGCGGAATTCTGGCGTGGGAATTCGGCTGGATCTATGCCGTGGTCACCGGCATTACAGTGCTCCTCTACATCGGCTTTACCTACCGTGCCACCGAATGGCGGCTCAATTTGCGGCGCAGGATGAATGATGCCGACACGGAGGCGACTACCAAAGCCATCGACAGCCTGCTCAATTTCGAGACCGTGAAGTATTTCGCCAACGAGGAGCATGAAGCGCGGCGTTTCGATCAGTCCATGGCGCGTTACGAGACCGCTGCCACGAAGACAATGACGTCCCTGGCGGTGCTCAACTCCGGCCAAATCGTCATCTTCACCATCGGGCTTGCCATCATTACGCTGATGGCCGCGCGGGGCGTCGCCCAGGGAGCCATGACCGTCGGCGATTTCGTGCTGATCAACGCATTCCTGATCCAGCTCTACATGCCATTGAACTTCCTCGGCTCGACCTACCGGGACATCAAGCAGGGTCTCATCGACATCGAGTCCATGTTCCAACTGCTGGATGTGCCGCCCGAGATCAAGGATGCCCCTCATGCGACCGCTCTCGGGGTCCACCGCGGGGAGATCGTGTTTGATCACGTGCAGTTCGCCTATGATCCAGAACGAGCGATCCTCAAGGATGTGAGCTTTCGCGTGCCCGCAGGGCGGACCTTGGCCATCGTGGGTCCTTCCGGTGCCGGGAAATCGACGATTTCGCGACTGCTCTACCGGTTTTACGACGTCAGTAGCGGCGGGATCACCATTGACGACCAGCGGATCGATGAGGTGACGCAAGTCAGTCTGCGGCAGGCAATCGGCATGGTCCCGCAGGATACGGTGCTGTTCAACGACACGATCCGCTACAACATCGAATATGGGCGGCCCGGGGCCAGCGATGCGGAGATCATCGCCGCTGCGCATAGTGCCCAGATCCATGATTTCATCATCAGCTTGCCTCAGGGTTATGCAACGATCGTCGGCGAAAGGGGGCTGAAGCTCTCGGGCGGCGAAAAACAGCGGGTGGCGATCGCGCGCACGATCCTCAAAGCGCCGCCGATCCTGGTTCTGGACGAGGCGACGTCGGCGCTCGATACCCATACCGAGCGGGAGATCCAATCGGCCTTGAAGCTCGTGTCGAAAGACCGAACCACCCTAGTGATCGCCCATCGGCTGTCGACCGTGGTGGATGCGGATGAGATCATCGTCTTGGCCGATGGGCGAATCGTCGAGCGGGGACGTCATGGCGAGCTACTGGCGCGTGATGGGGTCTATGCCAGCATGTGGAACCGTCAGCGCGAGGCTGAGGAAGAGGCGGAAATCCGAGCCGAGACGGTGTTCACACAAACGCCGGTTGCAGCAGGACTGCTTGCCGTGGAGGATGAGCTCGGCGAGGATCAGGAGGACAGAGCCTTCGTCGAGGTGGTGCGGTAA